From a region of the Aeoliella mucimassa genome:
- a CDS encoding DinB family protein, with product MNAKQAIAATLNTSSMVLGAYIGDLTDEELMERPGEGCNHIAWQLGHLISSECYLLNSLVEGAAPELPAGFAENHAKEKGTDDNPANFCTKQQYEELFENVHAATKAALEGLSEADLDEPLTGPMAERFPTKGHMWVLLSTHCMMHAGQIVPVRRRLGKPVTI from the coding sequence ATGAACGCAAAACAGGCGATTGCCGCGACGCTCAATACCAGCAGCATGGTACTCGGCGCTTATATCGGTGACCTTACCGACGAAGAACTCATGGAACGCCCCGGCGAAGGGTGCAACCACATTGCCTGGCAGTTGGGGCACCTGATTTCGTCGGAGTGCTACTTGCTTAACTCGCTGGTCGAGGGAGCCGCTCCCGAGCTGCCAGCGGGCTTCGCCGAGAATCATGCCAAAGAAAAGGGAACCGACGACAACCCTGCGAACTTCTGCACCAAGCAGCAGTACGAAGAGCTGTTCGAAAACGTGCACGCGGCGACAAAGGCAGCGCTCGAAGGTTTGAGCGAAGCCGATCTCGACGAGCCGCTCACCGGACCGATGGCCGAGCGGTTCCCCACCAAGGGGCACATGTGGGTGCTATTGAGCACGCACTGCATGATGCACGCAGGGCAGATCGTGCCGGTGCGTCGTCGGCTCGGCAAGCCGGTGACCATTTAA